Proteins co-encoded in one Carcharodon carcharias isolate sCarCar2 chromosome 7, sCarCar2.pri, whole genome shotgun sequence genomic window:
- the LOC121279616 gene encoding metallothionein-like, whose amino-acid sequence MDCKCSRRQLSITFSRAIRDGQQMLALSMVPTCLGRIRKKISWGVLQDDGSCSCENTCRCSDCRCPSSKAGRRRKSCCSCCPAGCTNCANGCVCKGNPSDKCSYCS is encoded by the exons atggactgcaaatgttcaagaaggcagctcagcatcaccttctcaagggcaattagagatgggcaacaaatgttggcattGTCAATGGTGCCCACATGTCTTGGACGAATAAGAAAGAAAATATCTTGGGGTGTTCTCCAAGATGATG GATCTTGCTCCTGTGAAAACACTTGCAGGTGCTCCGACTGCCGATGTCCCAGCAGCAAAGCTGGACGCCGCCGGAAAA GTTGCTGCTCTTGTTGTCCTGCAGGATGCACGAACTGCGCCAATGGCTGTGTGTGTAAAGGGAATCCCTCTGACAAATGTAGCTACTGTTCTTGA